In Pyxicephalus adspersus chromosome 12, UCB_Pads_2.0, whole genome shotgun sequence, a genomic segment contains:
- the CCDC32 gene encoding coiled-coil domain-containing protein 32 → MRMLENLDCSAPVSSQDMWAEICPCAPDTQELSSEATFSDSFLGPVPDDPNHENTGSESGFNSTQKPWAPLQDSEVYLASLERRLQKIKGQTHEVTSKEMLHSLGRAKKECWDRFLQETFEPEAYVETTDVDSGTLEHLKRWLQPEKVALNAEEVQCLIPGEAPPKNGDNEQDNSTAEH, encoded by the exons ATGAGGATGCTGGAGAACCTAGATTGCAGTGCTCCTGTGTCGAGCCAGGATATGTGGGCTGAAATTTGTCCATGTGCCCCAGACACACAGGAACTAAGTTCCGAAGCAACCTTTTCAGATTCCTTTCTGGGTCCTGTTCCTGATGATCCTAACCATGAAAATACCGGAAGTGAATCTGGATTTAACTCCACTCAAAAGCCATGGGCTCCATTACAAGACTCTGAAGTATATTTAGCATCTCTAG AACGTAGGTTACAGAAAATTAAAGGTCAGACCCATGAAGTGACCTCCAAAGAAATGTTGCATTCTTTGGGCCGGGCAAAGAAAGAATGTTGGGATAGATTTCTCCAAGAGACATTTGAACCTGAAGCTTATGTTGAAACAACTGATGTTGATAGCGG CACGCTAGAACATTTGAAGCGGTGGCTGCAGCCAGAGAAAGTGGCTCTGAATGCAGAGGAAGTGCAGTGCCTAATACCTGGCGAAGCTCCCCCGAAAAATGGTGACAATGAGCAGGACAATTCAACTGCTGAGCACTAA